In Hemicordylus capensis ecotype Gifberg chromosome 3, rHemCap1.1.pri, whole genome shotgun sequence, one DNA window encodes the following:
- the LOC128350489 gene encoding olfactory receptor 5V1-like, with translation MENQSSIKEFIFLGFSNHPDLGVFFFLVFLAIYTVTLVGNALIITLIRMDPIFNTPMYYFLSNLSFLDICYTSVTVPVMLTNFFRPQKTISYEGCIVQLFFLIVCAGTECVLLAVMAYDQYVAICSPLHYSSIMSKSACMKMAAFSWLCGLTNSLVHTLLTSSLNICKSNQLSHFFCDVPLLLKLSCSNTSINEAVLHLASALIGLSPCVFTLISYVRIIQAILKISSSKGRIKAFSTCASHLTVVVIFYSMANFNYNRPRSGYSLDIDALVSSLYCIVTPMLNPIIYTLRNKEVKVGLLRMGKKYFPSSVRT, from the coding sequence ATGGAAAACCAAAGCTCCATAAAAGAATTTATTTTCCTGGGCTTTTCAAACCACCCTGACTTGGGTGTGTTCTTCTTCTTAGTATTCTTAGCCATCTATACAGTAACTCTAGTGGGAAATGCTCTGATAATAACCCTAATCAGAATGGATCCAATCTTTAACACACCCATGTACTATTTCCTGAGCAACTTGTCATTTCTAGACATTTGCTACACTTCTGTCACTGTCCCTGTTATGCTGACTAACTTCTTCCGGCCACAGAAAACCATCTCATATGAAGGATGCATTGTGCAGCTCTTCTTCCTCATTGTCTGTGCAGGAACGGAGTGTGTACTCTTGGCTGTCATGGCATATGACCAATACGTGGCTATCTGCAGCCCCTTGCATTATTCCAGCATCATGAGCAAAAGTGCCTGCATGAAGATGGCAGCCTTCTCTTGGTTGTGTGGGCTGACAAACTCACTCGTGCATACCCTCCTCACTTCTTCCTTAAACATCTGCAAGTCCAATCAGCTCAGCCACTTCTTCTGCGATGTCCCATTATTGCTGAAGCTCTCCTGCTCAAACACTTCCATCAATGAAGCAGTGCTCCATCTAGCCAGTGCCTTGATAGGACTCAGCCCTTGCGTCTTCACTCTGATCTCCTATGTCCGTATCATCCAAGCCATCCTGAAGATCAGCTCCTCCAAAGGCAGAATTAAggctttctccacctgtgcttcACACTTGACTGTGGTTGTGATATTCTACAGTATGGCCAACTTCAATTATAATAGGCCTCGTTCTGGATATTCCCTAGATATAGATGCTTTGGTTTCCTCACTATACTGCATTGTAACACCCATGTTGAATCCAATTATCTATACACTGAGGAATAAAGAGGTAAAGGTTGGCTTGTTGAGAATGGGCAAGAAGTATTTCCCTTCCTCAGTCAGGACCTAA